Proteins from a genomic interval of Terriglobales bacterium:
- a CDS encoding sodium:solute symporter yields the protein MGLNRLDLFIIAAYLAGITLFGLRFRKKDRSLRDYFLADRNVPWWAIALSIVAAETSTLTIISIPGLAYDTNFGFLQVVLGYLVARVVISLLFIPHYFRGDLFTAYQLMERRFGPRLRSLTAGLFLITRAAAEGVRVFAVAIVVGIALNPALGGLTEFRRDLASIAIVTLLTLIYTFEGGMAAVIWTDVVQMVIYVGGTLVGFFTILHLVPGGWDSIRTAAAAADKFRIFDFSFSLSKTYTFWAGLIGGTFLTTASHGTDQLMVQRLLAAKNERQSKAALLSSGLAILFQFTLFLSVGVMLWVFYRLFPPAAGFSRSDRMFPTFVVTQMPHGISGLLIAAILAAAMSNLSAALNSLSSSSIVDFYVHRHPETSEVARVRISRIATIVWGLVLFTLAILSRRGGRVVEVGLSIASVAYGALLGVFLLGLLTRKANERGAAVGMVCGFCLNLYIWLFTKIPWTWYVVIGSSVTFAIGYAASRIVGSSLQKEATKEPAAWQKSW from the coding sequence ATGGGCCTGAACAGGCTTGATCTCTTCATCATCGCGGCCTACCTGGCGGGAATTACGCTTTTCGGCCTTCGCTTCCGCAAGAAGGACCGATCGCTGCGCGACTACTTTCTTGCTGACCGCAATGTCCCCTGGTGGGCAATCGCTCTCTCCATCGTTGCCGCCGAGACCAGCACCCTGACCATCATCAGCATCCCCGGCCTGGCCTACGACACCAACTTCGGTTTTCTACAAGTAGTGCTCGGCTATTTGGTTGCCCGAGTAGTGATCTCGCTGCTCTTCATTCCCCATTATTTTCGTGGCGATCTATTCACCGCCTACCAACTCATGGAGCGCCGATTCGGACCGCGGTTACGCTCGCTCACCGCCGGCCTATTCCTGATCACGCGCGCCGCCGCCGAAGGAGTGCGCGTGTTTGCAGTGGCTATCGTGGTAGGAATTGCCCTGAACCCCGCGCTGGGTGGGCTGACGGAGTTTCGCCGCGATCTGGCTTCCATCGCCATCGTCACCCTGCTCACCCTGATCTACACCTTCGAAGGGGGTATGGCGGCAGTGATCTGGACTGACGTGGTGCAGATGGTGATCTACGTCGGCGGAACACTCGTTGGGTTTTTCACCATCCTTCACCTCGTACCCGGAGGATGGGACTCGATCCGCACCGCGGCCGCTGCTGCTGACAAGTTTCGAATTTTCGACTTCTCTTTCAGCTTGTCTAAAACCTATACCTTCTGGGCAGGATTGATCGGCGGGACCTTTCTGACCACCGCCAGCCATGGCACAGATCAGCTCATGGTGCAGCGGCTACTTGCCGCCAAAAACGAGCGTCAGTCGAAAGCGGCACTGCTCAGCAGCGGGCTGGCGATCCTCTTTCAGTTCACTCTTTTTCTCTCGGTCGGGGTGATGCTGTGGGTGTTCTACCGGCTGTTTCCGCCGGCTGCTGGCTTCAGCCGATCCGATCGCATGTTCCCCACATTCGTCGTAACCCAGATGCCGCATGGCATATCGGGTCTGCTGATCGCCGCCATTCTGGCGGCAGCCATGTCGAATCTGAGTGCCGCTTTGAATTCGCTCTCGTCCAGTTCGATCGTGGACTTCTACGTTCACCGCCATCCCGAGACGAGCGAGGTGGCGCGGGTCCGGATCTCCAGGATTGCGACCATCGTCTGGGGACTGGTGCTTTTCACACTGGCGATCCTCTCGCGTCGAGGCGGACGCGTGGTTGAGGTCGGCCTCTCCATTGCTTCGGTGGCCTACGGCGCGCTGCTGGGCGTCTTTCTCCTTGGACTGCTCACTCGGAAAGCCAACGAGCGTGGCGCAGCCGTGGGCATGGTTTGCGGATTCTGCTTGAACCTTTATATCTGGCTTTTTACGAAAATACCCTGGACCTGGTACGTGGTGATCGGCAGTTCAGTGACCTTCGCAATCGGTTATGCGGCCAGCCGCATAGTCGGCTCGAGTCTGCAGAAAGAAGCTACCAAGGAACCGGCGGCATGGCAGAAATCGTGGTAA